The Rhododendron vialii isolate Sample 1 chromosome 6a, ASM3025357v1 genome includes a window with the following:
- the LOC131331427 gene encoding blue copper protein-like, with amino-acid sequence MASGYEAGVVCIFLVLCSAAVPCLATVYKVGDSNGWIIGSNYQSWASGKTFAVGDSLVFNYPSGHTVDEVSSSDYSSCTAGNAINTDSSGATTVPLTTAGTHYFICGVAGHCTSGMKLSVTVAAAAAGGGATTTTPSSATPTPPTTTTTTPTTTTTPTTGTMASSAGSLSPLVAMLITWVALFKFVVLS; translated from the exons atggcAAGTGGATATGAAGCCGGAGTAGTGTGTATTTTCTTGGTCCTGTGTTCAGCAGCTGTGCCGTGTTTGGCAACGGTTTACAAGGTGGGGGACTCAAATGGATGGATTATCGGTTCTAATTACCAAAGTTGGGCTAGTGGGAAGACTTTCGCAGTTGGTGACAGCCTcg TGTTCAACTATCCAAGTGGGCACACAGTGGACGAAGTAAGTTCAAGCGACTACAGCTCTTGCACCGCGGGTAACGCAATCAACACAGACAGCAGCGGCGCCACCACCGTCCCTCTCACTACAGCCGGCACACATTACTTCATCTGTGGCGTTGCTGGTCACTGCACTAGTGGCATGAAGCTATCAGTCACTGTCGCTGCAGCTGCCGCCGGAGGCGGAgccaccaccacaacaccgTCGTCCGCAACACCGACTcccccaaccaccaccaccacgacgccaaccaccaccacgacgccaACAACCGGTACCATGGCATCTTCGGCTGGAAGTCTCTCCCCTCTTGTGGCCATGCTGATTACTTGGGTTGCATTGTTTAAGTTTGTAGTTCTTTCGTAA
- the LOC131331424 gene encoding 28 kDa ribonucleoprotein, chloroplastic, whose protein sequence is MAPVRLPYCPTSSQFSTQQLLQFPQTNPLSSLPKAPQFTTNPFPHLSILSLSTSSFPLSHILPLKTHKPSNPFIFSASSSSTQSQATIETPELTESTQPHLSEGEDEEAEVDEATQTKVLAQNMPWTSTVDDVRSLFEKYGTVVDIELSIYNKKRATNRGLAFVTMGSHEEALSALNNLQSYEFEGRILKLDWAKPKEKTNPVAQKPKPAPIHNLFVANLPYQARAKDLKEFFNSENGNAVSADVIFHEKPRRSAGYGFVSFYTKQEAEAALSAFQGKLFMGRRIRVANSKRFLRQGTKATILLESASTTLNPNTERSEEADAA, encoded by the exons ATGGCGCCTGTTCGCCTTCCATACTGTCCAACATCCTCTCAATTCTCTACCCAACAATTACTACAATTCCCCCAAACAAACCCCTTATCCTCTCTCCCCAAAGCCCCCCAATTTACCACCAACcccttccctcatctctccattctttctctctctacttcctCATTTCCTCTCTCCCACATACTTCCCCTCAAAACCCATAAACCCAGCAACCCTTTTATCTTCAGTGCCTCCTCATCTTCAACCCAATCCCAAGCTACCATTGAAACCCCAGAATTAACCGAGTCAACCCAGCCCCATCTCTCTGaaggagaagatgaagaagcaGAAGTTGATGAAGCCACTCAGACCAAAGTACTCGCCCAAAACATGCCATGGACGAGCACTGTCGATGACGTTCGTTCTCTATTTGAGAAATACGGCACCGTTGTGGACATAGAa CTCTCGATTTATAACAAGAAAAGGGCTACGAACAGGGGATTGGCTTTCGTTACTATGGGCTCACACGAGGAAGCTTTGTCAGCTCTCAACAACCTGCAATCCTAT GAATTTGAGGGTCGAATTTTAAAGCTTGACTGGGCAAAGCCAAAGGAGAAAACTAATCCTGTTGCCCAGAAGCCCAAGCCGGCACCAATTCACAACTTATTTGTTGCAAATTTGCCATATCAGGCAAGAGCCAAAGATCTGAAGGAGTTTTTCAATTCTGAAAATGGCAATGCTGTTTCTGCAGATGTTATATTTCATGAGAAGCCGAGAAGGTCAGCTGGGTATGGATTTGTTTCCTTCTATACCAAGCAGGAGGCTGAGGCAGCACTTTCTGCTTTTCAAGGAAAG TTGTTCATGGGAAGGCGAATTCGAGTAGCAAATAGTAAAAGATTTTTGAGACAAGGGACAAAGGCAACCATCCTATTAGAGAGTGCCTCAACAACCTTGAACCCTAACACTGAACGGTCAGAAGAAGCTGATGCGGCTTGA
- the LOC131328392 gene encoding classical arabinogalactan protein 5-like: MAYSTLVLVSFLALLAGSALAQAPGSSPSKSPAASPKAAAPSPSVKAPAPAPVTLTPKSSPVASPPAPPTAPAHAPTHAPAHTPAITPSSISAPSESPSSTSKSAAPALNRVAFAGSAAVVFVAASLLL, translated from the coding sequence ATGGCTTACTCTACCCTAGTGTTGGTCTCTTTCCTCGCTTTGCTGGCCGGATCTGCCCTCGCCCAGGCCCCGGGCTCCTCCCCATCCAAATCCCCCGCCGCGTCTCCCAAGGCGGCCGCGCCGTCCCCCTCCGTGAAGGCTCCCGCCCCCGCCCCCGTTACGCTAACCCCGAAGTCTTCTCCAGTCGCCTCGCCGCCTGCTCCTCCCACCGCCCCCGCGCACGCTCCCACTCACGCTCCCGCCCACACGCCCGCCATTACGCCGTCGTCGATCTCCGCGCCGAGCGAGTCTCCGTCGTCCACTTCCAAGAGTGCCGCCCCCGCCCTCAACAGAGTCGCCTTCGCCGGATCCGCCGCTGTCGTGTTCGTCGCGGCGAGTTTGTTGCTCTAG